Proteins encoded within one genomic window of Amycolatopsis nigrescens CSC17Ta-90:
- a CDS encoding oxidoreductase translates to MKGNLSGKRAIVTGGTRGIGAEIARQLAVEGAAVLATARKPADDLPPGVLFTTADVTVPEDAARLAWHAAEVLGGVDILVDNAGSGTLRPDGLLGTDDAAWWHTLEVNLLGAVRLDRAVLPGMIERGHGVIVHISSAAAHEPGPGVVDYSAAKAALSSYSKGLANEMAGKGIRVNRVSPGVTLTAKVETGIAKLAAAQGTDFETALQRWGEGLGGIPIGRPGTPADIAALVVFLCSDQSAWITGSDFVIDGGMLKAN, encoded by the coding sequence GTGAAGGGGAATCTTTCCGGCAAGCGGGCGATCGTCACCGGCGGTACCCGCGGGATCGGTGCCGAAATCGCGCGGCAGCTCGCGGTCGAGGGCGCCGCGGTGCTCGCCACGGCCAGGAAACCGGCCGACGACCTGCCACCGGGGGTGCTGTTCACCACCGCGGACGTCACCGTCCCGGAGGACGCGGCGCGGCTGGCCTGGCACGCGGCCGAAGTGCTCGGCGGGGTGGACATCCTGGTCGACAACGCCGGCAGCGGCACGCTGCGGCCGGATGGCCTGCTCGGCACCGACGACGCGGCCTGGTGGCACACGCTGGAGGTCAACCTGCTCGGCGCGGTGCGGCTGGACCGGGCCGTGCTGCCCGGGATGATCGAGCGCGGCCACGGGGTGATCGTGCACATCTCCTCGGCCGCGGCGCACGAACCGGGCCCTGGGGTGGTGGACTACTCCGCGGCCAAGGCGGCGCTTTCCTCCTACAGCAAGGGACTCGCCAACGAGATGGCGGGCAAGGGCATCCGGGTCAACCGGGTCTCCCCCGGGGTGACGCTGACCGCCAAGGTCGAAACGGGCATCGCCAAGCTCGCCGCCGCGCAGGGCACCGACTTCGAGACGGCGCTCCAGCGCTGGGGCGAAGGGCTGGGCGGCATCCCGATCGGCCGCCCAGGCACCCCGGCCGACATCGCCGCGCTGGTCGTCTTCCTGTGCTCGGACCAGTCCGCCTGGATCACCGGCAGCGACTTCGTGATCGACGGCGGGATGCTCAAGGCCAACTGA
- a CDS encoding cyclodeaminase/cyclohydrolase family protein, with protein MRDQIISEFLKKLAARVPAPGGGTTAALHAAQAASLVGMAARYSDGAEYAGHREVIDDVLAESDALWMHALRVSEKDACAFNAVGAAYALPETTAEERDARSSAVAAALAAACRPPAEVIEAAADVLTLVERLLPVGNRRVVADLAAAALAARAAAATARVQIEVNLDGVPDERVRAEFFAIADAVDLLCERADMITVAIRTGSGGVHIGR; from the coding sequence ATGCGTGACCAGATCATCAGCGAATTCCTCAAGAAGCTCGCGGCGCGGGTGCCGGCGCCCGGCGGTGGGACGACGGCGGCGCTGCACGCGGCGCAGGCGGCGTCGCTGGTGGGCATGGCCGCCCGCTACAGCGACGGTGCGGAATACGCCGGGCACCGGGAGGTCATCGACGACGTGCTGGCCGAGTCCGATGCCCTGTGGATGCACGCGTTGCGAGTCTCGGAGAAGGATGCCTGCGCGTTCAACGCGGTCGGTGCCGCGTACGCGCTGCCGGAGACGACCGCCGAGGAGCGGGACGCCCGGTCCTCGGCGGTCGCGGCCGCGCTCGCGGCGGCTTGTCGTCCACCGGCGGAGGTGATCGAGGCCGCGGCCGACGTGCTCACCCTCGTCGAGCGCCTGCTGCCGGTCGGCAACCGCCGGGTGGTGGCCGACCTGGCCGCCGCCGCGCTGGCGGCGCGGGCGGCGGCCGCCACCGCGCGGGTGCAGATCGAAGTCAACCTCGACGGTGTGCCGGACGAGCGGGTCCGCGCGGAGTTCTTCGCGATCGCGGACGCCGTCGACCTGCTCTGCGAACGGGCGGACATGATCACCGTCGCGATCCGCACCGGATCCGGTGGTGTCCACATCGGACGGTGA
- a CDS encoding CocE/NonD family hydrolase has translation MKLVRAEQVLALLAIIAVLVTTAPATASGDWQPDPERYGAGVREEVPVTMADGTVLRADVHYPTDPATGEPATGPFPVVLTQTPYGALMNIAPGLTETDGGGADDDFALLGGGNDYLVKRGYLFVVADVRGTGTSQGVWDFLGPQERADGAALVRWAAGLPESSGSVGLLGASYMGINQFFTAAELGPDSPLKALFPVMASNSPYRDMAFPGGALGLSAGALYLGLTGLMEVANLLTALHPDLAKVLAQRVAGLLNMHGGLAVDVLTDGDRGYDEAYWQSRSPRSVLPAVVQAGVPAYLVGGWQDTFQRGEPLNFTDLQTVAAGAAPGGPMRPDQPARPEYQLLTGPWQHVTAGNGIDLNRIQLRWFDQWLKGRDTGVTDTDTPLHLYELGSGRWLDASHFPLPQTVPTAHYLREDAKLATALPSEPERDDVLLHTPVASPCNGGLDQATAGGLIAMLGALGLPEPCATNDNTAQLPPFAHTYTTEPFSAATTLAGPVSATLYVTATRPETQLVVTVSDVAPNGLSSPITSGALMGSMRAVDPARSWFAPDGNYLLPYHPYTRASKAPVPVGEPVRYDIEIAATFAQFRPGHRLRVTVSTVDTPRLLPKVAQLPGVLGGVYRVHHDPGLASFVELPLALSAAFTDLAEVPRG, from the coding sequence GTGAAACTTGTACGCGCCGAACAGGTGCTGGCCCTGCTTGCCATCATCGCCGTGCTAGTCACGACGGCGCCCGCCACCGCATCGGGTGACTGGCAACCCGACCCCGAGCGGTACGGCGCGGGCGTGCGCGAGGAAGTCCCGGTGACCATGGCCGACGGCACGGTGCTGCGGGCGGACGTGCACTACCCCACCGACCCCGCGACCGGCGAGCCCGCGACCGGCCCGTTCCCTGTGGTGCTGACCCAGACCCCGTACGGCGCGCTGATGAACATCGCGCCCGGCCTGACCGAAACCGACGGCGGCGGGGCGGACGACGATTTCGCCCTGCTCGGCGGCGGCAACGACTATCTGGTCAAGCGCGGCTACCTGTTCGTGGTCGCCGACGTCCGAGGCACCGGCACGTCGCAGGGCGTGTGGGACTTCCTCGGCCCGCAGGAGCGGGCGGACGGCGCGGCACTGGTGCGCTGGGCCGCCGGCCTGCCGGAGTCCAGCGGTTCGGTGGGGCTGCTCGGCGCCTCCTACATGGGCATCAACCAGTTCTTCACCGCCGCCGAGCTCGGGCCGGATTCGCCGCTGAAGGCGCTGTTCCCGGTGATGGCGAGCAACAGCCCCTATCGCGACATGGCCTTCCCCGGTGGCGCGCTCGGCCTGTCGGCCGGTGCGCTCTACCTCGGCCTCACCGGCCTGATGGAGGTCGCCAACCTGCTCACCGCGCTGCATCCCGACCTCGCCAAGGTGCTCGCGCAACGGGTGGCCGGCCTGCTCAACATGCACGGCGGCCTGGCGGTCGACGTGCTGACGGACGGCGACCGCGGCTACGACGAGGCGTACTGGCAGTCGCGCAGCCCGCGGTCGGTGCTGCCGGCGGTGGTGCAGGCCGGGGTGCCCGCCTATCTCGTCGGCGGCTGGCAGGACACCTTCCAGCGCGGGGAACCGCTCAACTTCACCGATCTGCAGACGGTGGCGGCCGGCGCGGCGCCCGGCGGGCCGATGCGGCCGGACCAGCCCGCCAGGCCGGAGTACCAGCTGCTGACCGGGCCGTGGCAGCACGTGACCGCGGGCAACGGCATCGACCTGAACCGGATCCAGCTCCGCTGGTTCGACCAGTGGCTCAAGGGCAGGGACACCGGCGTCACCGACACCGACACCCCGCTGCACCTCTACGAGCTGGGCTCTGGCCGCTGGCTGGACGCCTCGCACTTCCCGCTGCCCCAGACGGTTCCCACCGCGCACTACCTCCGGGAGGACGCGAAACTGGCCACCGCCCTGCCCTCGGAGCCGGAACGGGACGACGTCCTGCTGCATACCCCGGTGGCGAGTCCCTGCAACGGCGGGCTGGACCAGGCCACCGCCGGCGGGCTGATCGCAATGCTCGGCGCGCTCGGTCTGCCGGAACCGTGCGCCACCAACGACAACACCGCGCAGCTGCCGCCGTTCGCGCACACCTACACCACCGAGCCGTTCAGCGCGGCCACCACCCTCGCCGGTCCGGTCAGCGCGACCCTCTACGTCACCGCCACCCGACCGGAGACCCAGCTCGTGGTCACCGTGTCCGACGTGGCCCCCAACGGACTGTCCAGCCCGATCACCTCCGGCGCGCTGATGGGCTCGATGCGCGCGGTCGACCCGGCCCGCAGCTGGTTCGCGCCGGACGGCAACTACCTGCTGCCGTACCACCCGTACACCAGGGCGTCCAAGGCACCGGTCCCGGTCGGCGAGCCGGTCCGGTACGACATCGAGATCGCCGCCACCTTCGCCCAGTTCCGGCCGGGGCACCGGCTGCGGGTCACCGTGTCCACAGTAGACACACCGAGGCTGCTGCCGAAGGTCGCGCAGCTGCCCGGCGTGCTCGGCGGCGTGTACCGGGTGCACCACGATCCCGGGCTGGCCTCTTTCGTCGAGCTGCCGCTGGCCCTGTCGGCCGCCTTCACCGACCTCGCCGAAGTTCCGCGGGGCTAG
- a CDS encoding TetR/AcrR family transcriptional regulator: protein MGRLSRAETQERNRDKVLAAARDEFAERGFREAKIDTIAERAELTRGAVYSNFPGKRALYFAVLAQLAEQLPVPPHAEPGRTARDALGALARAWVTRLPLAEPDSAERRDSARLGMDLIPEVLADARLRRPFAQLMKLDALLLSLSLERLHPLETAPGDPPARLVRMAEMVLTTLHGASQLAAAAPGFLEPFDVISACEQLAGLALNDWWPPPAVIPQTRPADEPWSPPGTAPPVDTVRGEPARLDGDGVVAVLGLHRLSAAEEAVRAARPGDLVTVALVTGEPAEFAPLARLAIADLCGCLRQAFPREAWPRLQVVCDESGALAAAAGVPAVSDGTEVAVRIEAGRIVARADGLGATHAVTTASPDHHALNGK from the coding sequence ATGGGCCGGCTCAGCAGGGCGGAAACGCAGGAGCGCAACCGCGACAAGGTGCTGGCCGCGGCCAGGGACGAGTTCGCCGAGCGCGGTTTCCGCGAGGCCAAGATCGACACCATCGCCGAGCGCGCCGAACTCACCCGCGGTGCGGTGTACTCCAACTTCCCCGGCAAACGAGCGCTCTACTTCGCGGTGCTGGCCCAGCTCGCCGAGCAGCTGCCGGTGCCGCCGCACGCGGAGCCGGGCCGCACCGCCCGCGACGCGCTCGGCGCGCTCGCCCGCGCCTGGGTCACCCGGCTCCCGCTGGCCGAACCGGACTCGGCCGAGCGGCGCGACTCGGCCAGGCTCGGCATGGACCTGATCCCCGAAGTACTCGCCGACGCGCGTCTCCGGCGGCCGTTCGCGCAGTTGATGAAGCTGGACGCGCTGCTGCTCAGCCTGTCGCTGGAACGGCTGCACCCGCTCGAAACGGCACCGGGTGACCCGCCGGCCCGCCTGGTGCGGATGGCGGAGATGGTGCTGACCACCCTGCACGGCGCGAGCCAGCTGGCCGCCGCCGCACCCGGTTTCCTCGAACCCTTCGACGTGATCAGTGCCTGCGAGCAGCTGGCGGGGCTCGCGCTCAACGACTGGTGGCCACCCCCGGCCGTCATCCCGCAGACGCGGCCGGCCGACGAGCCGTGGTCTCCGCCGGGCACCGCACCGCCGGTGGACACCGTGCGCGGCGAGCCGGCCAGGCTCGACGGCGACGGCGTGGTGGCAGTGCTCGGGCTGCACCGGCTGTCCGCCGCCGAAGAGGCGGTGCGGGCCGCGCGGCCCGGGGACCTGGTCACCGTCGCGCTGGTCACCGGCGAGCCCGCGGAGTTCGCGCCGCTGGCCCGGCTCGCCATCGCCGACCTCTGCGGCTGCCTGCGCCAGGCTTTTCCCCGGGAGGCGTGGCCACGCCTTCAGGTGGTGTGCGACGAGTCCGGCGCACTCGCCGCGGCGGCCGGGGTGCCTGCCGTCAGCGACGGCACCGAAGTCGCCGTCCGGATCGAGGCGGGCCGGATCGTGGCCCGCGCCGACGGCCTCGGCGCCACCCACGCCGTCACCACCGCCTCCCCCGACCACCACGCCCTCAACGGCAAATAG
- the clpX gene encoding ATP-dependent Clp protease ATP-binding subunit ClpX: MTKKADIPLKCSFCGKDQDRVRKLIAGPFGVYICDECVGLCNELVDEDLRSGVHSRHWESPKPREIHEFLERYVVGQDDAKTALSVAVYNHYKRVRPAAVASGRHTAHEEPVELGKSNILLIGPTGCGKTHLARTLARMLDVPFAIADATALTEAGYVGEDVENILLKLIQAADYDLAKAETGIIYLDEIDKIARTSENPSITRDVSGEGVQQALLKILEGTVANVPPQGGRKHPHQEFLRLDTGNVLFILGGAFDGLERIVERRSGHRGIGFGATIRVNRRQEHVRPEDLIEFGLIPELVGRLPVVAAVRPLEKAALTRILTEPRDALLKQYRKLFEYDGVELEFTEDAVGAIAEQALLRGTGARALRAILEEVLLNVMYEVPGRDDVAKVVVDRATVLDNVNPTLVPRDRPGCAPTEKSA; this comes from the coding sequence GTGACGAAAAAAGCTGACATCCCGCTCAAGTGCTCGTTCTGCGGGAAGGACCAGGACCGGGTGCGCAAGCTGATCGCGGGCCCGTTCGGGGTCTACATCTGCGACGAGTGCGTCGGGCTGTGCAACGAGCTGGTCGACGAAGACCTGCGCAGCGGCGTCCACAGTAGACACTGGGAGTCGCCGAAGCCGCGGGAGATCCACGAGTTCCTGGAGCGCTACGTGGTCGGCCAGGATGACGCCAAGACGGCGCTGTCCGTAGCGGTCTACAACCACTACAAGCGGGTGCGGCCCGCTGCCGTCGCGAGCGGGCGGCACACCGCGCACGAGGAGCCGGTCGAGCTCGGCAAGTCCAACATCCTGCTGATCGGCCCGACCGGCTGCGGCAAGACCCACCTCGCCAGGACCCTGGCCAGGATGCTCGACGTGCCGTTCGCGATCGCCGACGCCACCGCGCTCACCGAGGCCGGCTACGTCGGTGAGGACGTGGAGAACATCCTGCTGAAGCTGATCCAGGCCGCCGACTACGACCTCGCGAAAGCCGAGACGGGCATCATCTACCTCGACGAGATCGACAAGATCGCGCGCACGTCGGAGAACCCGTCCATCACCAGGGACGTCTCCGGCGAAGGGGTGCAGCAGGCGCTGCTGAAGATACTGGAGGGCACCGTCGCGAACGTGCCGCCGCAGGGCGGCCGCAAGCATCCGCACCAGGAGTTCCTCCGGCTCGACACCGGCAACGTGCTGTTCATCCTCGGTGGCGCCTTCGACGGACTGGAGCGGATCGTCGAGCGGCGGTCGGGGCACCGCGGCATCGGCTTCGGCGCCACTATCCGCGTCAACCGGCGGCAAGAGCACGTGCGGCCCGAGGACCTGATCGAGTTCGGGCTGATCCCGGAGCTGGTCGGCAGGCTGCCGGTGGTGGCGGCCGTCCGGCCGCTGGAGAAGGCCGCGTTGACGCGGATTCTCACCGAGCCGCGCGACGCGTTGCTGAAGCAGTACCGGAAGCTCTTCGAGTACGACGGCGTCGAACTGGAGTTCACCGAAGACGCCGTCGGCGCGATCGCCGAGCAGGCCCTGCTCCGCGGTACCGGCGCCAGGGCGCTCCGGGCGATCCTGGAGGAGGTCCTGCTCAACGTGATGTACGAGGTACCTGGTCGGGACGACGTGGCCAAGGTCGTGGTCGATCGCGCCACCGTGCTCGACAACGTCAACCCGACCCTGGTGCCACGGGACCGGCCCGGCTGTGCGCCAACGGAAAAGTCCGCCTGA
- a CDS encoding HNH endonuclease signature motif containing protein: MLYVDFSMLPPDWLSSMNAASIEQLDVSQAVGVVISARRAICRIQAVQAQAIAQVSRARGGARWVADELAPELRLSRETTATRVALAKALVSRMPCLLAAMTEGELDIEKARQAFDGVAVLSDDLARQADEILSARIGEKNPSNWRKTVTRVVASLDPEGQRARAEARRKQRRVELHHEPDAMASLWAYLPVEIATAVYARIDMLARKLRVGDETRTLDQLRADVLAELLLGKGWEGLAAQVFIYVPLDTALGIRDDGCELVGHGPIPGEIGRQLMNQPNSVWRKVLTDPVSGTVRDLGRTRYRPPADLAELVRVRDRTCRAPGCNRPAQRCDTDHCTAWSQNGDTCEHNLCCLCRHHHRLKDEPGWTFEFDPETADLTVTTPTGRSYTTRPEPLLDPPPPKITNGPPPF; this comes from the coding sequence ATGTTGTATGTTGATTTCAGTATGTTACCGCCAGATTGGTTGTCGTCGATGAATGCGGCGTCGATTGAGCAGCTCGATGTGTCGCAGGCGGTGGGTGTGGTGATCTCGGCTCGGCGGGCGATCTGTCGCATACAGGCGGTGCAGGCCCAGGCGATCGCGCAGGTCAGCCGGGCTCGTGGTGGTGCGCGGTGGGTGGCGGATGAGTTGGCGCCGGAACTGCGGTTGTCCCGTGAAACGACCGCAACCCGGGTAGCCTTGGCGAAAGCGCTGGTGTCCCGGATGCCGTGCCTCTTGGCGGCGATGACTGAGGGCGAGTTGGATATCGAGAAGGCCCGTCAAGCCTTTGATGGGGTTGCGGTGTTGTCGGACGATTTAGCCCGTCAGGCGGATGAGATTCTGTCGGCGCGGATCGGTGAAAAGAATCCGAGCAACTGGCGGAAAACGGTAACGCGCGTGGTGGCGAGTCTCGATCCCGAGGGGCAACGCGCCCGCGCGGAGGCCCGCCGTAAGCAGCGGCGGGTCGAGTTGCACCACGAGCCCGACGCGATGGCCTCACTCTGGGCCTACCTTCCGGTCGAAATCGCGACCGCCGTGTATGCCCGCATCGACATGCTGGCCCGCAAACTCCGAGTCGGCGATGAAACCCGCACGCTGGACCAACTTCGAGCCGATGTGCTGGCGGAGTTGCTGCTCGGCAAGGGCTGGGAAGGCTTGGCCGCTCAGGTGTTCATCTACGTCCCCCTCGACACCGCGTTAGGCATCCGCGACGACGGCTGCGAGCTGGTCGGTCATGGCCCGATCCCCGGTGAGATCGGGCGTCAGCTCATGAACCAACCCAACTCGGTGTGGCGGAAGGTGTTGACCGATCCGGTATCGGGCACTGTCCGGGATCTCGGCCGCACCCGCTACCGACCGCCAGCAGATCTCGCCGAACTGGTCCGAGTGCGTGACCGCACCTGCCGCGCACCAGGTTGTAATCGGCCTGCGCAACGCTGCGACACCGACCACTGCACCGCATGGTCGCAAAACGGGGACACCTGCGAACACAACCTGTGCTGCCTCTGCCGCCACCACCACCGCCTGAAAGACGAACCCGGGTGGACCTTCGAGTTCGACCCCGAAACGGCCGATTTAACGGTCACCACCCCCACCGGCCGCAGCTACACCACCAGACCCGAACCACTGCTCGACCCACCACCACCGAAGATCACCAACGGGCCACCACCCTTCTAG
- a CDS encoding MarR family winged helix-turn-helix transcriptional regulator has translation MTETHWLDETELHAWRAFLAMQRRLFARLAEHQQRECDISPADYDVLAQLSEAPAGRMSSAELGAATQWEKSRLSHHLARMTRRGLVRREAAGAGRYPDVVLTGGGRAAITKAAPVHIADVRAWFIDAIGAERLARFAEDCEAVCAALDANPPAE, from the coding sequence ATGACCGAGACGCACTGGCTCGACGAGACCGAGCTGCACGCGTGGCGCGCGTTCCTGGCCATGCAGCGGCGGTTGTTCGCGCGGCTGGCCGAGCACCAGCAGCGCGAGTGCGACATCTCGCCGGCCGACTACGACGTGCTGGCGCAGCTTTCCGAGGCTCCGGCGGGACGGATGTCCTCCGCCGAGCTGGGTGCGGCGACGCAGTGGGAGAAAAGCCGTCTCTCGCACCATCTCGCGCGGATGACGCGGCGCGGGCTGGTCCGCCGCGAGGCCGCCGGCGCCGGTCGCTACCCCGATGTGGTGCTGACCGGCGGCGGTCGTGCGGCCATCACCAAGGCCGCGCCGGTCCATATCGCCGACGTCCGCGCCTGGTTCATCGACGCGATCGGGGCCGAACGGCTCGCCCGGTTCGCCGAAGACTGCGAAGCCGTGTGCGCCGCCCTCGACGCCAACCCCCCAGCCGAATAG
- a CDS encoding alpha/beta hydrolase family protein, which translates to MTRFGTGGRGRLTCLMATMATMALAVAVAVPLTPAAAAQRTGGVRAQLPAPTGPHQVGTTRLHLVDHSRPDPWVPAEPARELMATVWYPTRDADRYPVAPQMPPAAAAHFETVMAEGTFAIPARIPPGTVDWAGTRTNSHLGAPPDFRGGPYPVLLYSPGHYMSRVFGTALAEEFASQGYVVVAVDHTYDPTEVEFPGGRVEVNRQPDPGSFETFKRELGIRAVDIPFVLDELARHNFGGVLDLGRVGMFGHSLGGATTAQSMHDDPRILAGVDLDGAVGTKEDPWGTVTTEGLDRPLLLFTHDGADHTDPLISELWRNLRGWRLNLQLASSAHNSFNDLSSMVPDLLAGGALTGAQATELVGTADPGDLAGDVAALRAYTRSFFDLHLRGRDDKLLAGPSPAHPGVRFVR; encoded by the coding sequence ATGACCAGGTTCGGCACCGGTGGCAGGGGCAGGCTGACCTGCTTGATGGCCACGATGGCCACGATGGCACTGGCGGTCGCCGTCGCCGTCCCCCTTACTCCGGCCGCGGCGGCACAGCGGACAGGTGGCGTGCGGGCGCAGCTGCCGGCGCCGACCGGGCCGCACCAGGTCGGCACAACGCGGCTGCACCTGGTTGACCATTCCCGCCCCGATCCGTGGGTGCCGGCGGAACCGGCCAGGGAGTTGATGGCCACCGTCTGGTATCCGACGCGGGACGCGGACCGCTATCCGGTGGCGCCGCAAATGCCGCCGGCCGCCGCCGCGCATTTCGAAACCGTGATGGCGGAAGGCACCTTCGCCATTCCGGCGCGGATCCCGCCCGGCACCGTGGACTGGGCGGGCACCAGGACGAACAGCCACCTTGGCGCGCCGCCCGACTTCCGGGGCGGCCCGTATCCGGTTCTGCTCTATTCGCCGGGGCACTACATGTCCCGCGTCTTCGGCACCGCGCTCGCCGAGGAGTTCGCCAGCCAGGGCTACGTGGTGGTGGCCGTGGACCACACCTACGACCCGACCGAGGTCGAGTTCCCCGGCGGCCGGGTGGAGGTGAACCGCCAGCCGGACCCCGGCTCGTTCGAGACCTTCAAGCGCGAGCTCGGCATCCGCGCGGTGGACATCCCCTTCGTGCTCGACGAGTTGGCGCGGCACAACTTCGGCGGTGTGCTGGACCTCGGCCGGGTCGGCATGTTCGGCCATTCGCTCGGCGGCGCCACCACCGCGCAGAGCATGCACGACGACCCGAGGATCCTGGCCGGAGTCGACCTCGACGGCGCGGTCGGCACCAAGGAGGACCCGTGGGGCACGGTCACCACCGAGGGGCTCGACCGGCCGCTGCTGCTGTTCACCCACGACGGCGCGGACCACACCGACCCGCTGATTTCGGAGCTGTGGCGGAACCTGCGCGGGTGGCGGCTCAACCTCCAGCTGGCCAGCTCGGCGCACAACAGCTTCAACGATCTTTCGTCGATGGTGCCGGATCTGCTGGCCGGCGGGGCGCTCACCGGGGCGCAGGCGACCGAGCTGGTCGGCACCGCGGATCCCGGCGATCTCGCCGGGGACGTGGCCGCGCTGCGGGCCTACACCCGCTCGTTCTTCGACCTGCACCTGCGCGGCCGCGACGACAAGCTGCTCGCAGGGCCGTCCCCGGCCCATCCGGGAGTCCGGTTCGTGCGCTAG
- a CDS encoding TetR/AcrR family transcriptional regulator gives MPTQAERSASSRRHLMDAASELFTERGVQATSVAEIGARAGLSRGAVNFHFGSKDALIGEIVAELVDNWERFTLSPLLERAGDVPAAMDAILDAHHHTLRDTPSLFALYYALLFESLSSSPGLRAAFTELDQRLRGQITEFLTGSPAAGSVRKDVRAEGFAIWFLGALRGIVHQQLLEPAGVDLSAAYGELRTAALARLTDGR, from the coding sequence GTGCCCACCCAGGCAGAACGCTCCGCCAGCAGCCGACGGCACCTGATGGACGCCGCGAGCGAGCTGTTCACCGAGCGCGGGGTGCAGGCCACCTCGGTGGCCGAGATCGGGGCAAGGGCCGGCCTGAGCCGCGGCGCGGTGAACTTCCACTTCGGCTCCAAGGACGCGCTGATCGGCGAGATCGTGGCGGAACTCGTGGACAACTGGGAACGGTTCACGCTGTCCCCGCTGCTCGAGCGCGCGGGTGACGTGCCGGCGGCGATGGACGCGATCCTGGACGCGCACCACCACACCCTGCGGGACACGCCGTCCCTGTTCGCCCTCTACTACGCGCTGCTGTTCGAGTCGTTGAGCTCGTCCCCCGGGCTGCGGGCCGCCTTCACCGAGCTGGACCAGCGACTGCGCGGCCAGATCACCGAGTTCCTGACCGGCTCGCCGGCGGCCGGTTCGGTGCGCAAGGACGTCCGGGCCGAGGGGTTCGCGATCTGGTTCCTCGGCGCCCTGCGCGGCATCGTGCACCAGCAACTGCTCGAGCCGGCCGGGGTGGACCTGAGCGCGGCTTACGGCGAGCTGCGCACGGCCGCACTGGCCAGGCTGACCGACGGCCGCTAG
- a CDS encoding cytochrome P450 family protein, with the protein MAEVPEIDLTDSEVLSDPFAAYGRVRERSPVARLVAPGAGPMWAVLRYEDARAMLGDPRFELSAASFQRPDVPEDCLPYLRTMQEMEGAEHRRLRGLVSPAFTPARAAGFRSRVESIVRNSLDELPGQVEGGSVDLLRHFARPLPMDVICELVGIPGENRARWREYGAAVAAGWGAKFADAIPGIMAGAKEAVARRRAEPADDLLSDLLRVQAEDGDRLGDDELVTLVWQLVLAGQTPTNLIANAMLTLLSHPAQLAALRADPGLVPGAVEELTRWCGPQLLTIPRFPNEEVEIGGVPIRKGEPVTAAIVSANRDPRVFTDPDRLDVGRGPGTPGHLGYAYGPHFCLAAAFARVQTEVALTALAHRFPELALAVAPAETPRVPDPGTWRVAALPVTL; encoded by the coding sequence GTGGCCGAGGTGCCCGAGATCGACCTGACCGACAGCGAAGTGCTGAGTGACCCCTTCGCCGCGTATGGCCGGGTCAGGGAGCGTTCGCCGGTGGCGCGGCTGGTCGCGCCGGGAGCCGGTCCGATGTGGGCCGTGCTGCGGTACGAAGACGCCAGGGCGATGCTGGGCGACCCGCGGTTCGAACTCAGCGCCGCCAGTTTTCAGCGGCCCGACGTACCCGAGGACTGCCTGCCGTACCTGCGGACCATGCAGGAGATGGAAGGCGCCGAGCACCGGCGGCTGCGCGGGCTGGTGTCGCCCGCGTTCACCCCCGCCCGTGCCGCCGGGTTCCGCTCGCGGGTCGAGTCGATCGTGCGGAACAGCCTCGACGAGCTGCCCGGCCAGGTCGAAGGCGGCTCGGTGGACCTGCTGCGGCACTTCGCGCGGCCGCTGCCGATGGACGTGATCTGCGAGCTGGTCGGCATTCCCGGCGAGAACCGTGCCCGCTGGCGGGAGTACGGCGCCGCCGTCGCGGCCGGCTGGGGTGCGAAGTTCGCCGATGCGATTCCCGGCATCATGGCCGGCGCCAAGGAAGCGGTCGCGCGGCGCCGGGCCGAGCCGGCGGACGACCTGCTCTCCGACCTCCTCCGCGTCCAGGCCGAGGACGGGGACCGGCTCGGTGACGACGAACTGGTCACCCTGGTCTGGCAGCTGGTGCTGGCCGGGCAGACGCCGACGAACCTGATCGCCAACGCGATGCTGACCCTGCTGTCCCATCCCGCGCAGCTCGCCGCCCTCCGCGCGGATCCTGGTCTGGTGCCCGGCGCGGTGGAGGAGCTGACCCGCTGGTGCGGCCCGCAGCTGCTGACCATTCCCCGGTTCCCGAACGAAGAGGTCGAAATCGGTGGCGTGCCGATCCGCAAGGGCGAGCCGGTCACCGCCGCGATCGTTTCGGCCAACCGCGACCCGCGCGTGTTCACCGACCCGGACCGGCTCGACGTCGGCCGGGGTCCCGGTACTCCTGGACATCTCGGCTACGCGTACGGGCCGCATTTCTGCCTCGCCGCCGCATTCGCCAGGGTGCAGACCGAGGTCGCGCTCACCGCGCTGGCGCACCGGTTCCCCGAACTGGCGCTGGCGGTGGCCCCGGCGGAAACGCCGCGCGTGCCCGATCCCGGCACCTGGCGAGTGGCGGCCCTGCCGGTGACTCTTTGA